One genomic region from Cryptococcus deuterogattii R265 chromosome 7, complete sequence encodes:
- a CDS encoding WEE protein kinase encodes MTSKSSTSQQTSGSSFRLPRAKGLNKPATWFGAQSFGKSSASSSSSSTNTSSSAEASSSASRGPVAQSPSPNPFTVSSFKSPFPSSKGKHKLSPSPSPRHRDEDFVMISPVRTDSSPLAGAGAKQSTFPPTSPTPSRLASLKPHPMTRETSHQSSSSTPETPEESPTPACGMSSATARLRLVDDSPIRRVPGQSRSLRPGAVGLNHADRDESRRNLFLSTNHSKNKMASPLKSSHTEISDEEFSPNLPPTALLGNGSPAPPPQPLFPSSRSLKSQDAMNPAPLFGDGSKISKFSTSHPRRARAGSLVGTGERPPTLAQTSGLIQKKAISLDHIHSTSTDGDALFGSNSHINTHVRKTRPASTFGNSSLEGKASGGSHEGRAHKRINSTDRATTSMSRSFGAKSLALSSAQHLGPLPDFSYSNSSLSSLSTANLTPPATTFSPAELPIFENVKPLQEVFEQQEERSVMHKYKPRDSGISMGDGSSSSRPTSLIIPPSVMKPGDGHSQHSTVPKRPSSMGDETPGVGPMMESGWPGNPSSAFGFLGESGVGLGIGAHSPADAKPAMPGTPVKKQAFKGGMGHSASQPTLSSGSFNGDVEMSGPLENSNKTNLPPQFQPKPKGNMPPPSTKKPPPSVMKRRPGTVELPRLTFTTSSSPMATEDEQSPTIRNSNSTGQKLKPLTLVGKAGGTTDRLSVPVCESEEEDGTPTKSKEAKDALAAVRNNMVTPTPSPKVTLGKALPLSSYNVNLMPRMSLPAMPPRKPNPSRTLNHRQSHPATGVNQSDEEDLFESKFITIDVLGKGAFSTVVKVQERNGEGLWAVKKARGVFDGARDRLRHLEEVDILRLLSRKPSPHVIKFQDAWEQNRQLYIQTELALGSLAFFLEEYGRVVERLDEGRVWKCIRELSDGIHHIHSNGVIHFDIKPANILISSTGSLKIGDFGLATRWPRVEPVEILRGAGLGMGSGNIAMLGTGKEKLEREGDRVYMAPEMLRGVFVRAADIFSFGLVVLEIATNICVPDGGAPWHALRENDFSVVDLSPLSRTLCDLITSCMAADPALRPVIENVVNHPVVQRARKGKDALAPEEKSWLMDVLAGGEFSTAVVQSAHGDEDVEMGE; translated from the exons ATGActtccaaatcatccaCTTCGCAACAAACATCTGGCAGCTCTTTCCGCCTACCCCGCGCCAAGGGGCTTAACAAACCAGCGACGTGGTTCGGTGCCCAATCCTTCGGCAAGTCTTCagcatcttcgtcatcctcaagcACGAACACCTCATCGAGCGCCGAGGCATCGTCAAGTGCATCTCGAGGACCGGTGGCGCAGAGCCCAAGCCCAAACCCATTCACCGTCTCGTCATTCAAGTCCCCTTTCCCATCAAGCAAGGGTAAACACAAGTTGTCGCCTTCGCCATCACCCAGACATCGGGATGAAGATTTTGTTATGATTTCTCCCGTGCGAACCGATTCTTCACCTTTAGCAGGCGCTGGCGCCAAGCAATCCACCTTTCCTCCCACGTCGCCAACACCCTCCCGACTTGCCTCTCTTAAACCGCATCCAATGACACGCGAGACTTCTCatcaatcctcttcatctaccCCTGAAACCCCTGAAGAAAGCCCAACACCGGCATGTGGAATGTCAAGTGCGACGGCGAGGTTGAGACTTGTAGATGATTCGCCTATCAGGAGAGTACCAGGACAAAGTAGAAGCTTAAGACCAGGCGCCGTAGGATTGAATCATGCGGACCGAGATGAGAGTAGGAGAAATCTGTTTTTGTCAACGAATCACtccaaaaacaaaatggCTAGTCCTTTAAAAAGTTCCCATACAGAGATATCGGACGAAGAATTTTCGCCAAACTTGCCACCAACGGCGTTACTGGGCAATGGTAGCCCTGCGCCGCCGCCCCAGCCGCtgtttccttcttctcgttcGCTAAAGTCTCAAGACGCAATGAATCCAGCCCCGTTATTTGGCGACGGCTCAAAAATTTCGAAATTTTCAACGTCGCATCCGCGTCGTGCAAGGGCTGGTAGTCTTGTCGGTACAGGGGAGCGTCCGCCAACGCTCGCACAAACCTCAGGCCTTATTCAAAAGAAAGCTATTTCACTTGACCATATTCACTCTACTTCGACAGATGGCGACGCATTATTTGGAAGTAATTCGCATATCAACACTCATGTACGAAAAACTCGTCCGGCCTCAACGTTTGGGAATTCAAGTTTGGAAGGCAAGGCGTCTGGTGGATCTCATGAGGGACGAGCACACAAGAGAATTAATTCGACAGACAGGGCTACAACGTCGATGAGTAGATCCTTCGGCGCCAAATCTCTCGCGCTGTCTTCAGCACAGCACCTTGGTCCTCTTCCCGACTTTTCATACTCGAATTCGTCACTTTCGTCCCTATCAACTGCAAATCTGACACCTCCTGCTACCACCTTTTCCCCCGCTGAGCTTCCTATTTTTGAGAACGTCAAACCTTTGCAAGAGGTATTtgagcaacaagaagaaagatCGGTCATGCACAAATACAAGCCTCGAGATTCGGGCATTTCCATGGGCGATGGtagctcttcatctcgcCCCACCTCTCTTATTATTCCTCCATCCGTCATGAAGCCCGGTGACGGTCATTCTCAACATTCGACTGTGCCCAAGCGACCTTCTTCTATGGGTGACGAAACTCCAGGTGTGGGCCCTATGATGGAGAGCGGCTGGCCCGGTAATCCTTCATCTGCCTTTGGGTTTTTGGGTGAAAGCGGTGTCGGCCTTGGTATTGGAGCTCATTCTCCTGCCGACGCCAAGCCAGCCATGCCTGGCACCCCCGTTAAGAAGCAGGCCTTCAAAGGTGGTATGGGTCACTCGGCATCACAACCCACTCTCAGTTCCGGGTCTTTTAATGGTGATGTTGAAATGAGTGGGCCTCTGGAAAACTCGAACAAGACCAATCTTCCACCACAATTTCAGCCCAAGCCAAAGGGCAATATGCCGCCACCTTCGACCAAGAAACCTCCTCCCAGTGTGATGAAGCGTCGGCCGGGTACAGTTGAATTACCGCGGCTTACGTTTACCACTTCGAGCTCGCCAATGGCTacggaagatgagcagTCACCTACAATTCGAAATAGCAATTCAACAGGGCAAAAGCTGAAACCCCTCACACTGGTGGGGAAAGCCGGTGGCACAACGGATCGGTTGAGTGTTCCTGTTTGCGAgagcgaagaggaggatgggacACCTACAAAAAGTAAGGAAGCCAAAGACGCGCTGGCCG CTGTCCGAAATAATATGGTGACTCCTACTCCTTCACCTAAAGTCACTCTCGGCAAGGCTCTCCCATTATCATCATATAACGTCAATCTCATGCCCCGCATGTCTCTTCCGGCCATGCCGCCTCGTAAACCTAATCCCAGCCGTACTCTCAATCACCGGCAATCTCACCCTGCTACAGGAGTCAACCAGtcagacgaagaagatctaTTTGAGTCTAAGTTTATTACTATAGATGTCTTGGGGAAAGGGGCGTTTTCAACTGTTGTAAAGGTGCAAGAGAGAAATGGGGAAGGTCTATGGGCGGTAAAGAAGGCTCGGGGCGTATTTGATGGTGCAAGGGATCG ATTAAGACACCTGGAGGAAGTTGACATTCTCCGACTTCTCTCAAGGAAACCTTCGCCTCATGTGATCAAGTTCCAAGACGCTTGGGAGCAAAACAGACAACTCTATATCCAGACCGAGTTAGCTTTGGGTtccctcgccttcttcttggaggAGTATGGAAGAGTTGTAGAGAGACTGGATGAAGGGAGAGTGTGGAAATGTATCCGAGAGCTGAGTGAT GGTATCCATCACATTCATTCGAACGGCGTAATTCACTTCGACATTAAGCCTGCCAacattctcatctcttcgaCTGGTTCCCTCAAGATTGGTGACTTTGGTCTCGCTACCCGCTGGCCTCGCGTAGAGCCTGTCGAGATCCTTAGGGGTGCGGGACTCGGTATGGGTAGCGGAAACATTGCTATGCTGGGTacaggaaaggaaaagctgGAAAGGGAGGGTGATAGAGTGTATATGGCCCCGGAGATGTTGAGAGGTGTGTTTGTCAGGGCTGCGGACATCTTTAG CTTTGGCTTGGTTGTGCTTGAAATTGCCACAAACATTTGCGTTCCCGACGGTGGCGCTCCATGGCATGCTCTTCGTGAAAACGACTTTTCAGTCGTCGATCTCTCTCCGCTTTCACGGACCCTTTGTGACCTCATAACCTCGTGCATGGCCGCCGACCCCGCCCTTCGCCCTGTTATCGAGAACGTCGTCAACCATCCCGTTGTCCAGCGTGCTCGAAAGGGCAAGGACGCTCTTGCAccggaagaaaagagttggCTAATGGATGTCCTTGCCGGGGGAGAGTTCAGCACTGCCGTGGTCCAATCCGCACacggagatgaggatgtagaAATGGGTGAATAG